A stretch of the Vigna radiata var. radiata cultivar VC1973A chromosome 9, Vradiata_ver6, whole genome shotgun sequence genome encodes the following:
- the LOC106774251 gene encoding CBL-interacting serine/threonine-protein kinase 5: protein MDPQNESDQANPRNIIFGKYEMGRVLGQGNFAKVYYGRNLVTNDNVAVKVIKKEKLKKERLVKQIKREVSVMKLVRHPHIVQLKEVMATKGKIFLVMEYVKGGELFTKVNKGKLSEDLARKYFQQLISAVDYCHSRGVTHRDLKPENLLLDQNEDLKVSDFGLSALPEQRRADGMLLTPCGTPAYVAPEVLKKKGYDGSKADIWSCGVILYALLCGYLPFQGENVMRIYRKAFRAQYELPEWVSSQAKNLISNLLVADPAKRYSIPDIMKDPWFQFGFMRPIAFSIKESEVEDNIDFEDVDNNEDEVSMRKPARPFYNAFEIISSLSHGFDLRSLFETRKRSPSMFICKFSASAVMAKVEAAAKKLNFKVTGKKEFVVRMQGAEEGRKGKLGMTVEVFEVAPEVAVVEFSKSGGDTLEYIKLCEEQIRPSLKDIVWSWQGDSNN from the coding sequence ATGGATCCGCAGAACGAATCCGACCAAGCAAACCCCAGAAACATAATCTTCGGTAAATACGAGATGGGGCGGGTGCTGGGGCAGGGAAACTTCGCCAAGGTCTACTACGGCAGAAACCTCGTCACTAACGACAACGTCGCCGTCAAGGTCATAAAGAAAGAGAAGCTGAAGAAAGAGCGACTGGTGAAGCAGATCAAGCGCGAGGTTTCTGTCATGAAACTGGTGCGGCATCCCCACATCGTTCAACTCAAGGAAGTCATGGCCACCAAAGGAAAAATCTTCCTCGTCATGGAATACGTTAAGGGCGGCGAGCTCTTCACCAAAGTCAACAAAGGAAAACTCTCCGAAGACCTCGCCAGAAAGTACTTCCAGCAACTTATCAGCGCCGTCGACTACTGCCACAGCCGCGGCGTCACCCACCGCGACCTCAAGCCGGAGAATCTCCTCTTGGACCAGAACGAGGACCTCAAAGTCTCCGACTTTGGACTCTCGGCGCTGCCGGAGCAGCGCCGCGCCGACGGCATGCTATTAACGCCGTGTGGGACCCCTGCTTACGTGGCGCCGGAGGTTCTGAAGAAAAAGGGCTACGACGGTTCAAAGGCCGATATATGGTCCTGTGGGGTAATTCTTTACGCCTTGCTCTGCGGCTATTTACCCTTCCAAGGTGAGAATGTTATGAGAATCTACCGAAAAGCGTTCAGAGCTCAGTATGAATTACCGGAATGGGTTTCGTCGCAGGCCAAAAATCTCATTTCGAATCTCCTCGTTGCTGATCCTGCCAAGAGGTATTCCATTCCCGATATAATGAAGGATCCATGGTTTCAATTCGGGTTCATGAGACCCATTGCCTTTTCGATTAAGGAATCCGAGGTAGAAGACAACATTGATTTCGAAGATGTGGACAACAACGAGGACGAGGTCTCGATGAGGAAACCCGCGAGGCCGTTTTACAACGCGTTTGAGATAATCTCGTCCTTGTCGCACGGGTTTGATCTCAGGAGTTTGTTTGAGACGAGGAAGCGGTCGCCGTCTATGTTCATCTGTAAATTTTCGGCTTCGGCGGTGATGGCGAAGGTGGAGGCTGCTGCAAAGAAGCTGAATTTTAAAGTTACGGGGAAGAAGGAGTTCGTGGTGAGGATGCAGGGGGCGGAAGAGGGGAGGAAGGGGAAGTTGGGGATGACGGTGGAGGTTTTCGAGGTGGCGCCGGAGGTGGCGGTGGTTGAGTTTTCAAAGTCTGGCGGCGACACTTTGGAGTATATTAAACTGTGTGAGGAACAAATAAGACCATCTCTGAAAGACATTGTTTGGAGCTGGCAGGGTGATAGCAACAATTAG